The genomic stretch AAAGGAACTGCTTGCTCAAGAGAATGAACTGAACATAATAGATGTTGCCTACGAGGTCGGCTACAACAACAAGGTCTCTTTTAATAAAGCTTTTAAAAAAGATACCCACCTCACCCCCAGCGAATACCTCAATGCCCTAAAACAAGGGTAAACTCTTATCGGGAACACCTAAAAACATCTGTTTTCTGGTTAACTAGTAGTCATCAATCAAAAAATCATCAATCAATGAAACGACTACTAAAACAATTCGTTGTGAAGTATGTTGGAGGCCATGATCGGACTTTGGACCCAACGAACAGTCATGAAAAGTACAGAAAGTCCGGATTAACCGAGGAGGAAGCTGTTTTGATTCGAAGGAAAATCAAGGATGCCTTTGATCAGAACAAAATTTACAGGAACAACACCCTCTGTCTTGATGATCTATCCAATCATATTGAAGAAAACAGGTACAAGGTTTCACAGGTCATCAACACCTTCTTCTCCAAAAACTTTTATTCGTTCCTGAACGAATATAGAATTGAAGAAGCAAAGGACCTCTTGGTCACAGACCCCTCGCTCAGTGTAAAGGCCATTATGTACGAAGTTGGTTTTAACAGCAAAAACAGCTTTTACAGTGCCTTTAAGAAAATTACCGGGTACAGCCCCAACGATTACCGGACTGCCGTGAACACCAATTTCGATAGGCAACACGAAATTCAAATGGCGTAACAGCAGACTCTAAATCGTTTAGGGCTATCCCCACAAAACCTCTTGGACTTCCAAGAGGTTTTTTAATGGCTCATTATCAAATTGTTATAAAACACATCATTAATTGTTAAAAACGGTACTTCCCCAAGGGCTTCCCTTTTTTTGGGGTACTTGCCGTTTAAAAAGTACTTCTTCCATCACGCTAATAAGTTGATTTGTTATGCAATTGTAAAGGTAGGGCGGTGAGAGGCTCTACTTCTAAAAGACAAAATCCATTGAGTTTTGTTCACTTCCCAGAAGTATTATTTGAATTAGCTATCAATTTCCTAGCGCCGTCCGCCTTTCTCAGTTGCACTAACTCATTTCAAATTACTAACAAAACTTTATTCGTATGAAAGTAAAGAAACTGTTTGGGGCGCTGTTGGCCATTTGCCTATCGATTGCATTTGTCCACGCTCAAGAAAAAACGGTTACCGGTACGGTCACCGACCAAGACGGGGTTCCCTTGCCAGGGGTAAACATTGTTGTGAAAGGCACCGTTAAGGGTACTCAGTCCGATTTTGATGGCAATTATGTCATCGGGGCCACAGAAGGAGATGTGCTTGTATTTTCCTATTTGGGCCAGAGAACATTGGAGAGAAGTGTTGGTGCAGCAAGCACTTTGGATGTGCAAATGCAGGAAGACGCATCGCAACTGGAAGAAGTAGTGGTTACCGCGCAGGGTATTGTCCGTGAAAAACGCTCCTTGGGTTACTCCGTAACAACGGTGGAATCCGATAAGGTGGAATCCAGACCGGAAGCGGATGTGGCCAGGGTACTGAACGGCAAGGTCGCAGGGGTGAACATTACCTCCAACAACGGCATGTCCGGTTCGGGAACCAATATAATCATCAGGGGGTATTCTTCGGCAACACAGTCCAATCAACCTTTATTTATTGTTGATGGGATTCCGTTTGATTCAGGAACCAACACGCAGACCAACTTTTTGGACGGAAATACAGAATCCAGCCGATTCTTGGACCTTGACCCCAACAATATTGAAAGCGTAAGCGTACTGAAAGGGTTGAGCGCAACCGTACTGTACGGTAACCGAGGTAGAAATGGGGTAATCTTGATTACCACGAAAGGTTCCGCCTCCGGTGATGCCCCTTCCAAAACAGAAGTTTCCGTTACACAGTCCGTATTTATGTCCAATGCCGTGCTTCCAAAATTCCAGGATAATTATGGAAGTGGTTTCCACCAAGGATTCGGGTTCTTTTTTAGTAACTGGGGTCCTCGTTTTGACCGAACGGATGATGATGGCATAGCCACGGCGGCCCAATACATAAGAACTGGTCCAAACGGAGTGGCCCTTACCCGGCATCCGTTCAACTATATCGCAGACCCTACGTTAATTACCGGTTATGAAGATTTATTGGATGTGGAATATCCCTACCAGCCTTATAATGGGGTAGAAGAATTCTTCAGAACGGGATATGTGTACAGCACTTCCGTAAATGTTCGTGGTGGTTCAGAAAAAGTCAACTTCAACGCGAATTATGGACGTACGGAAGATATCGGGGTCACCCCGGGCAACAAATTGCTACGTAACAACTTCAGTCTCGGTGGAAACGCTGTATTATCCAACAACTTTACCGTGTCCGGGGTCTTCAATTTTGCCCGCACAGGCTACAAATCACCTCCAAACGCCGTGAGTACAGGTAGCGGTGCAGCTTTTAACGGTTCCGCTATATTTGGTGACGTACTCTACACGCCAAGAAACGTTGATTTGACAAACCTTCCCTTCCAAGCAGCGGATGGCCGAAGCTTGTACTATAGATCAGGTAACGATATTCAAAACCCATACTGGACCGTTGCCAACTCAAAGACCAGTCAAGAAACCGACCGATTTACAGGAAACGTTTCTATGAGCTATGCCTTGAACGATTGGATGAACCTGACTTACCGGGTAGGTCTGGATACGTATACCGAATTGAACTCATATGGGCAGAACAAAGGTGGTGTGGACGGCCCAACCCTGGGAATCCTGAGAACTACCTCCGTTCGAAACTCGATTTGGAACCACGATTTGATTCTTAGTGCCGAGAAAAGTCTTTCCGACAATTTGAACCTAACCGCTACGTTGGGCGCCAATAGCCGTAGGGACACCTATGCACAGGACGGTATAGAAAGCCAAGGACAATTGGTTTTTGGAGTACTTGAGCACTTTAACTTTACGACTCCATCCTCCATAAACTCCTTTTCTGCGACCGATTTAAATCAAAACTTTGAGGAAAACCTCGTAGGTATATATTTAGATGCAACTATATCCTATAAAGATTTGTTGTATTTCAACGTGGTAGGAAGAAACGACTGGTCGTCCACATTGGAAAGAGAGAACAACTCTTTGTTTTACCCGGGAGCCAGTTTATCATTCATCCCAACAACAGCATTTCCTGCATTGCAGGGAAATGTCCTGAACTATGCAAAACTTAGGGTGGGCTATGGCTCATCCGCAGGTTTCCCGACTCCGTTCAACACAAGGGACGTACTTACTTTGGGTTCTAGAACATTTGTGGACCTCAACGGCAATGTAGTTTCCGGAAACACAGTTTCCGATGTGTTGGGCAACCGCGATCTGTCCCCAGAAAGAGTACAGGAATTAGAGGTTGGTTTGGATACGCGACTTTTTAATAGGCTGAACCTTAATGTAAGCTTGTATCAAAAATCCACTACGGACCTGATCACCAACCGTACATTGGACAGTTCCACAGGTTTCCGTTCCACCTTTGTGAATATCGGAGAAGTAGAGACCAAGGGGTTAGAGGCCGATTACGACCTTACCATACTAAGGGAAAGCGAAGCAGGCATCGGTTTTAACCTTGCAGGGAACTTTACCGCCAGTGAAACCACGGTGACCGATTTGGCAGAGGGAACCAACAACATTTTGTTGACCTTCGCTGTTGCGGGTGAAGCTGCCAATTACGCCGTTGAAGGCAGACCATTTGGGGTATTGCTCGGCAGCACCATCCAACGAGATGACAACGGCAACAAAGTGGTAGGCCCAAATGGCAGGTATCTGGTGGACAACAACATCACTGAAATCGGTGATCCAAACCCAGACTGGACCACTGCAATGATTCCCACCATCAGCTTTAAGAACTTTACACTTTCCGCCAACTTACAATATCGCCATGGTGGAGATGTGTATTCGGTAACGACGGCAGGTTTGATTGGCCGTGGTGTTGTTGACCCTGACAATCCAATTGATAGGGAATCCAACTACATACTTCCAGGCGTTTTTGCAGATGGAAGCCCGAACAATGTGGCCATTACCGCAACAGAATTTGGATTCAATACCTTTTTCAGCGGTGGCATAAACGAAGTAAATGTGTTTGATGGCACCACCATCAGGTTGCAAGAAGCTTCTTTGGGATATTCCATTCCAAAAAAGATGCTGGAAAAAACACCGTTCGGAAGCCTATCGTTAACACTGTCCGGTTCCAACTTATGGTACAAGGCCGTGAACTTCCCCGATAACGTCCGATACGACACCAACTCCTCCAGTACAGGTGTTGGCAATGGTCAAGGGATTGATTTCTTCACCGGGCCATCCACCAGAAGATATGGTCTTACCGTAAGGGCATCATTTTAATAGCAGCTAACAAGAATCAGAAATATTATGAAAAAAATATCAAATATACTAAGTCTCATAATCGCTGCGATGACAGTTACGTTGGGCTGCGAGAGCACTACTTTGGATGTGGTGGAGAGCCCCAACGCATTAAATCCGTCGCAGGCGAGCGTTGATTTCTTTTTGAATCAGATACAATTAATGACGGCCCAGATCCATTCCGGGGAGGAAGGCCGTGCCGAAAATGGCCTGAGCCAGTTTGGAATGGAACCTGTAAGAATACAGCATGGTTTTGGGCCTACCTATCGCGAAAGCTATGATCCATCAGATTTTGATAGGGTTTGGGACAATGTTTATGCCAGGGCGTTGATAGACATTAGAACCATGAACCCATTGGCCGAAGAAGCAGGTCAATTCACGCACATCGCCATTGGCCAGATATTGGAAGCATACATTATGATGTCCATGGTGGATTTCTTTGGTGATGTACCCTATTCGGAAGCCGCAATGGGCGGCGAAGGAATCTTAAATCCAACTGTGGATTCAGGTGCTTCCATTTATCAAGCGGCAGACCAATTGCTCGTAGATGCCATTGCCAATCTGAACAAAGATGAAACCTCCCTCCCATCGGATGATCTATTCTACAACGCCAACGAAGGTCAATGGAGAAAAGTGGCCAATACCATGCGCTTGAAGCTATATCTTCAGACCCGTTTGGCATCTGCCGAAGGGTTTGGGGCCTCCGTCTCCACTTCACGTATCAATGAATTGATCGCCGGCAACCAACTGATCTTGGATCCCGCCGACGACTTTTTCTTTCAATGGGGCACCAACAATGCTTCACCAGATAGTAGACATCCTTATTTTGATGCCAATTACGACGGCGCAGGTCCAAGTTCAGATTTTTATACCTGCAACTATTACATGGATTTAATGGCCAATCAATATGGCGAACCAGACCCACGTATCCGTTACTATTTCTACAGACAACAAGAAGACTTTTCTGGTGCGGATGTGGTCACCAAAGAATGTGTTACCGAAATATCACTTCCTGCATGGTGGGACCCATCACAGCCCTATTGTTTGGTTCCGGCAACCAACGGCTTAAGCGGATATTGGGGAAGAAACCATTTGGATGATGACGGTATTCCACCAGATGATGCCTTTAGAACGCTGCACGGAACATACCCAGTTGGCGGACCGTTCGATGACAACTCTTTTAGAAATGTATCCGGTTCCGGAGCAGTGAACGAGGGGCTCGTAGGTGCGGGAATATCCCCCATTTTGATGTCCTCCTAT from Flagellimonas oceani encodes the following:
- a CDS encoding helix-turn-helix domain-containing protein, with the protein product MKRLLKQFVVKYVGGHDRTLDPTNSHEKYRKSGLTEEEAVLIRRKIKDAFDQNKIYRNNTLCLDDLSNHIEENRYKVSQVINTFFSKNFYSFLNEYRIEEAKDLLVTDPSLSVKAIMYEVGFNSKNSFYSAFKKITGYSPNDYRTAVNTNFDRQHEIQMA
- a CDS encoding SusC/RagA family TonB-linked outer membrane protein; the protein is MKVKKLFGALLAICLSIAFVHAQEKTVTGTVTDQDGVPLPGVNIVVKGTVKGTQSDFDGNYVIGATEGDVLVFSYLGQRTLERSVGAASTLDVQMQEDASQLEEVVVTAQGIVREKRSLGYSVTTVESDKVESRPEADVARVLNGKVAGVNITSNNGMSGSGTNIIIRGYSSATQSNQPLFIVDGIPFDSGTNTQTNFLDGNTESSRFLDLDPNNIESVSVLKGLSATVLYGNRGRNGVILITTKGSASGDAPSKTEVSVTQSVFMSNAVLPKFQDNYGSGFHQGFGFFFSNWGPRFDRTDDDGIATAAQYIRTGPNGVALTRHPFNYIADPTLITGYEDLLDVEYPYQPYNGVEEFFRTGYVYSTSVNVRGGSEKVNFNANYGRTEDIGVTPGNKLLRNNFSLGGNAVLSNNFTVSGVFNFARTGYKSPPNAVSTGSGAAFNGSAIFGDVLYTPRNVDLTNLPFQAADGRSLYYRSGNDIQNPYWTVANSKTSQETDRFTGNVSMSYALNDWMNLTYRVGLDTYTELNSYGQNKGGVDGPTLGILRTTSVRNSIWNHDLILSAEKSLSDNLNLTATLGANSRRDTYAQDGIESQGQLVFGVLEHFNFTTPSSINSFSATDLNQNFEENLVGIYLDATISYKDLLYFNVVGRNDWSSTLERENNSLFYPGASLSFIPTTAFPALQGNVLNYAKLRVGYGSSAGFPTPFNTRDVLTLGSRTFVDLNGNVVSGNTVSDVLGNRDLSPERVQELEVGLDTRLFNRLNLNVSLYQKSTTDLITNRTLDSSTGFRSTFVNIGEVETKGLEADYDLTILRESEAGIGFNLAGNFTASETTVTDLAEGTNNILLTFAVAGEAANYAVEGRPFGVLLGSTIQRDDNGNKVVGPNGRYLVDNNITEIGDPNPDWTTAMIPTISFKNFTLSANLQYRHGGDVYSVTTAGLIGRGVVDPDNPIDRESNYILPGVFADGSPNNVAITATEFGFNTFFSGGINEVNVFDGTTIRLQEASLGYSIPKKMLEKTPFGSLSLTLSGSNLWYKAVNFPDNVRYDTNSSSTGVGNGQGIDFFTGPSTRRYGLTVRASF
- a CDS encoding SusD/RagB family nutrient-binding outer membrane lipoprotein, which translates into the protein MKKISNILSLIIAAMTVTLGCESTTLDVVESPNALNPSQASVDFFLNQIQLMTAQIHSGEEGRAENGLSQFGMEPVRIQHGFGPTYRESYDPSDFDRVWDNVYARALIDIRTMNPLAEEAGQFTHIAIGQILEAYIMMSMVDFFGDVPYSEAAMGGEGILNPTVDSGASIYQAADQLLVDAIANLNKDETSLPSDDLFYNANEGQWRKVANTMRLKLYLQTRLASAEGFGASVSTSRINELIAGNQLILDPADDFFFQWGTNNASPDSRHPYFDANYDGAGPSSDFYTCNYYMDLMANQYGEPDPRIRYYFYRQQEDFSGADVVTKECVTEISLPAWWDPSQPYCLVPATNGLSGYWGRNHLDDDGIPPDDAFRTLHGTYPVGGPFDDNSFRNVSGSGAVNEGLVGAGISPILMSSYTYFMLAEASLTLNTTGSARDYLETGIRQSIGTVMDFGASLADGSGFVPTSTAVDNHVAEILAAYDAGNDTDKLRIIVEQYFIALWCNGIEAYNTYRRTGQPDNLTPAFTTNDPGPFLRSMWYSQTAADSNTNITQKSAPSTPVFWDTNPDGFVD